CGGTTAAATTCGACTGAAAAATCTTTTAAAAGTTTGCGAGCCTCGTTAATTTTTGATAATTTAAGTGCGCTTTGAAGTTGTTGAGAAGAAACTCCTTTTTCGCCCTGAAGATACAAAATTGCCTCAATAATTCTAGTTTTCATCATAACCCCCACGGAAAATTGATATTTTTGAGAACTGTTGTTCCTGTTTTAAATGTAGAAGTTGTTTTTTTGCCATTTCGAGCATTGAAATCATGGTGATAACAAAATGTTTCATTGTCGGAAGTGAAAATAAGTATTCAAAATCAATTTCATTTTCATTTTTTAACAGATTTTTTAATCATAAACTTTGCTCATCAGCTGTCACTTGGACTTGTTGGGTTTTAATTTTAATAAGATTTTTAGCTTTTGTTCTGTCAAACATTAATTTTAACACTTTATATAAATTATGCACTGACGAGTGTCCATCAAGCTGACTTGGATCCGGAGGTCTGCGAAAATCACTATAATCTGAGGTATTTTTTTCAAAATAATCATTACGGTGCTCTTGCTGTTCTTTTAACATATTTGCAATATTTTTGATTTGTTGATAGTCATATAATAAAGCTAAAAATTCAAGTCGATCTTTTTCATCTTCAGGTTTTAATTTTTCTTCCTTACTTGGCAAAAGTAAAATTTTTGATTTTAAATGAACCAAAGTAGAAGCAATAACTAAATATTCACCTACAATTTGAATATTTTTTTCTTTTAAAATTTGAATTATTTTTACATATTGAGTTGCTAAATCAACAAGGTCAATATCTAAAATATTAATGTTTTTTGATTTTACTAAATCTAAAAGTAATTCTAAAGGTCCCGAAAAATTAGCTAGTTTTATATCGTAATCCATTATTTTCCACCTTTGTAGAAATCAATAATAGTTTTTTTTGTGGCTAAACTCAAGGATTTACTTGTTTGCGAAATAACAGCACCCGGTTTTATTGGCTTATGAAAGAAAATTTCGATATTTTTAAATTTTTTAGTCTGATTTTTGTCTATATTTTTTTTAACTACCTTAATTGAAACAGGAACAATTGCAAGACCTGATTCTTTTATAGTTTCAAAAATTTCAATTGGAAAATTTAACTCTGTGTCGTGCAAGTTCTCTTTTGCAAAAATAACTCCATAAGCACGTTTTTCACGGATTGATTTTAAAAAATTTTGAAACTTTTTTAAATTTTCTTGCTCATTTTCAGCTAAAAACTGTGAGTCAAGTGAGCCAAAAATTCATTTATTTTTACGGGAATAACGCTTTTTTTCAAGAAAAAAACTAACAATTGGGTTAAAATCTTCTTCAGCTTTTGATGGGTTTTCAAGTGCTGAAAATAATGCAAAATGGTCAGAAAACTGATTTTGATTAGAAATTAAGATCGATGCATTTTTGGATAAATTTTCGTAACCAAAAACTTTAATTTTTATGCCAAATAATTTTAAAATAAACTTTGAGTAACTTAAAACCAAATCGCTTCTATATTGAGGAGAAAGTTCGACTTTTTTTTTATAATATTTTTTCCAAACAGAGCGTATTTTACGTATTTTAAATAGTCAGATTATTGAAAAAATAGCAATTCGCAATTTTATTATCATTTCATTTTTGCTTTTTCTTTTTAAATTTAGTTAATTAAAATTTATAGAAATTTAATTATAATTATATAATTATACCAAAAAATCTAAAATTTTAATTAAAAACAGTTAAAATCTATTTTAATGGAAATTAAAAAAATAAAATGTTTTATTTTGATTGAAGAAAAAGTGATTTAGATGCAAATTCATATTTTTTTATAGTTTATATTGGGCTAATTTTAGGTCTTCTAAGCGTTCTTGTATTGTATTTTTTCCGTAAAAATTTGGAAACATGGTACGTTCACAAGAACGAAATTCAATTTAAGGTTAGTTTATTTTATAGAGTAAAAAATTGGTTTGTTTTCATTGGTGTTTTGATTTGATTTTTTTCATATATTAGTCGAACAATTTTACTGGAAATTAATGATTATATCTATAAATGAGAATATCTGCCGCTACATTTGTGTCGACTTATTGTTTTAATTTGTGCCTCTTTAATGATTTTTAATAGGACAAATTGGGCAAAATACATAGTAATTCCCGGTTTTTTGGGCTCAATTTTAGCTTTATCTTTTCCACAAATTGGCTTTGATGCGGGAATTGTTATCGATGACATTGAATTTCAAGGAATAAAAGTTGACCAAAATGTTACTGAATCTGAACTAATGAATTTGGCAAAAACTAAAAATTTAGGTATAAATTGAGCGCCTGATAATTACTTTTTTTGAGAGTTTATTTTTAGCCATCTTTTAAGTTTGGTTTTACCATTTTTTTTAGCATTTATTAATGGTAAAAATTCAAAATTAGATATAAAAAGTTTCTGAAAATCGATATTATTTACTTTTTTAATGGCAAGTTTTACTTTTTTTCTAAGTTGAATAATTGAAAAAGTAATTGAAAACCAAGGCGATAATCGACTAAAAATAGCCTGAAACGGAAATTGATTTTATATGGGGAAAGATGGACAACCAACCATTGGCGAACTAGGAAAATGACCTTGAAATTTCCCATTTTTAACAATTATTTTTCTTTTTGCATTTTTTATTGTCTTTTTGACAAAAATGTTCCTTGAAAAATTAAATTTTTATCTTTTAATTGTTAATTCAAAAATTGAAATTAAGCTCAAACCTAAAAGTTGAAAACAAGTTTTAAGCCAAAATAACCTCAGCCAAAAGTGAATTAAATTATTAACAAAAAGCTAAAATTTTAACTAAAAAAGCAAAATTATAAAATATTTAAACGACCTTTTTTAGCTAAAACATTGCAAAAATCAATTTATGGATAAAATAAGAAAAATCATAAAAAAATACAACTACTATTTAAACTCAATGCAAATAGAAAACTCGTTTTTATTTGCATCGAGCCTAAAAAAACATATGAAGTTTTGAAAGAGCAATAACCAAAAGCCCTAAATTTAAAGATTTCTAAACGGGTAAATTTAAGGCATCCCATCATATTTAAAAATATAATGGATAATTCGCACTATCTGATTTTTTTATGACAAAAACATAACCAATTCCTCCTTAATTCTAATATCAAATTTATTAATTTATTCTTAGGTGAAGTTTATTATAACATAATTTTATTTTTGAGCAAACATTTTTTTTTTTTTTTTTTGCAAATTCTTAATTTCAAAATAATAAAAATTAAGAATTTAGCGTCAAAAAACGTTGGATTTAGCGGTATTTTTGCATATTTAATTCACTAAAAAGTGAATTTTTGCCATCAAACTGTCAAATTTAGGAAAAGTGAGTTAAATTATTGACAAAAAATTAAAAAAAAACCTATAAATTTATAGGCTTTTTTGTTTTAGTTTCAGCAAAATTTGATTTTTCTTGAATCTGCGTCAATTATCTCAAAATTAATTAAAATTGAGTTTTGAGAAAATTCCTCAAGTTTGTTTGCTCATTCAATTACAACAAAATTTTGCTCAAAATAATCCTGAAATTCATCCAATTTTGACGAGAAATTATCAAGATCAATATGAACTAAATTCTCGTAGGCAAACATAAAATTAAATGACGGGGAAATAATTTTGTCTTTTATTCCAATTTTTCGTGCAAATTTTTTTGTAAAATCAGTTTTTCCTGAGCCATACGGACCAACTAAATAAATAAATTGAATTTTTTTACTAATAATTAAATTAAAAATAATCTCCAAATCAGAGCAAGTTTTGGAGATTATTTGTTGGCAAAAGTGGTAATTTTTAGCTATATCTTCAGTGTTCATAAACTTTTAACGTGAAGTTTTCATGAAAAAACTGAATGGATCACGAATATCAAATTTGGACTTAGGTTCATAATTTGAATTAGTACCAGCAGGAATTTTGTGGCCGACAATTATGTTTTCTTTAAGTCCTTCTAATTTGTCAGCTTGTGATGAGATGACTGAATGAACAAGAATTTTGGATGTTTCTTGATAACTGGCTGCGGCTAAAAATGAGTTTGAAAGTAACGGAATTTGTTTAGCACCTTTAACTATTATGTTTCCAAAAGCAGGATTTTTTCCTTCAGAAATTAATTGACCATTAACATCTTGATAGTCACAAATATCAACAATTGATCCAATAAAGAAATTTGAGTCTCCACTGTCAGTAATTTGAATTTTTGACAACATTTGGCGAATAATAATTTCAATATATTTATCAGAAATAGTTATTCCTTGCATACGGTAAATTCTTTGAATTTCTTTTAGCAGATAATTTTGTAGTGTTCTAGCATCAGAAATTGCCAATAATTCTTTTAGAATAATTGGTCCTTCAACTAGTTTTTGACCTGGAATAACTTTGTCACCAACTTGAACTCGAAGTTTCTGATTTTGCTCAACACGGACCATATGTTCGGCTTTTTCACCTTGAGCATTTTTATAGTCAATTGTAATTAAAAGTCCTTTGCTTGTGGCGTTTTTTTCTGACAGATCAGAAATTTTGGTGATTGTTCCATAATAAGGTGAAATTTTTGCTGGCCGTCCTCAAGGATGCTCGTGAGAGTCGATTAACTCAATTAGACGAGTAAATCCACCTGTAATATCTTCAACGTTAGCAACCCCTCCGGTGTGGAAAGTTCTCATCGTTAATTGAGTTCCCGGTTCACCGATTGACTGAGCAGCAATAATTCCGACAGCCTCACCAATTGAAACTAAACGGTTTGTTGCCAAATCTTTTCCGTAACATTTTTTGCAGACACTATTTTTGATATGACAGGACAAAATTGAACGAATTTCCACTTTTTTAACACCAGCATTTGCGATTTGTTTTGCAATTTGGAGATTAACAAGTTGTCCGCCGCTAGCAATTTTATTTCCTTTTGAATCATAGACATCTTTATTTAAAAAGCGACCTTCGATTCTTTCAATTAAAGGAACTATTATTGTATTAGTTTTAGTGTCAATTATATCTTTGACAACAAAGCCAAAATCTGAAAAACAGTCATCCGCTGCAACAACAATGTTTTGGGCAACATCGACGAGTCTTCGGGTTAGGTAACCTGATTTTGCAGTGTTAAGCGCTGTATCGGTTAGACCTTTTCTAGCTCCGTGAGTTGAAGAGTAAAATTCAAATGAAGTTAGACCTTCAACAAATGATGATTTAACTGGAACTTCAACAATTGAACGAACAACACGTTCATTTTCAGCATCGACCTTTAGTGCTTTAACGTTGTTAGCCATCAAACCACGCATTCCGGCAAGTTGAACGAAGTTAGAAATATTACCTCTAGCTCCAGATTTCATCATCATTACCAGCGAGTTGTGTGCTTCATTTACGATTGACTCATTAAGGTCGTCTTGAATTTCGTTCTTAATTTGGGTTCATTTTGCAATCGCTAGAACATATCTTTCATCATCAGTGATTAGTCCTTGATTGAAAAAATTATTAAGTTGACTAATATATTTTTCACCTTCAGCAATAAATTCGTGTTTTTTAGGTGCGACTTTAATGTCACTAATTGCAATTGAGGTTCCTGAAATGGTTGAATAATGAAATCCAAGATCTTTAATTTTATCAAGAATTGAAGAAACCATGTTGTTGTATTTAAATCAAATTTTTTCGAGAAGGTCAACTTTTTCGTGATCTTCAAAAACACGGTAAATTTCGGCTCTTCCAGCTTGTTGTTGACGTTTAAATAACTGACTAAACTCAAAAATTGTAAATTCAGAAAGTTTTGCAAGGTGAGAAATTGGTAATTTTTCCCCTTTGTAATCACGAAGTTTTTCGTAAATTAAAATACAGTCATGATAATTTTCAAAGTCTAACTGGTCAATAACATTGGCAATATCTTCTTTTGCAAGAACTCCGTCATATGTGTCAAAAATTTGTCTTACAATTTTAGCAATTGCCTTTTTGTTTAAAGGTTCATTAATTTCTAAATTTTGAATGTAATCACGGAAATTTGTACCATAAGGCAAGACATATTTTTTAATTTGACGAGGATAATTTAGTTCTAATTCATCAACATTGTGGTCAAAAATAAATGGGAAATTTTCGGGGAAAATATTATTTAAAATAAATTTACCAACTGTTGAAATTATGTGTCCGCGTGAATTTTTTCCAACCAAAGGTTTGACTGACTCAAAAGGTAAAACAACTCTTGCATGAAGTTCTACAGATCGAAATTCATAGGCTTTTAGCATTTCATCATAAGATGAAAAGAATGATCCTTCACCTTTTGCGCCAGCTTTTTCTTGAGATAAATAATAAAGTCCAAGCACCATGTCTTGCGAAGGATTAACGATTGGCTCACCATCTTTTGGACCTAAAATGTTTTTATCAGCAAACATTAATTCTCTAGTTTCACGAACAGCTTCAGGTGAAATTGGAATGTGTACGGCCATTTGGTCACCGTCAAAGTCAGCATTAAATCCGGCAGTAACTAAGGGATGAAGTTGGATTGCTTTTGCTCGAACTAAAACTGGTTCAAAAGCTTGAATTGAAAGTCGGTGCAAGGTTGGGGCACGGTTAAGAATTATCGGTCTAGTTTTAATAACTTTTGCAACATGAGGCCAAATAATTGGATTTTCTTCTTCAATCATTTTACGCGCTGACTTAATTGAACCAACTTTTTTTTCTTGAATTAAATTACGGATAATTCAAGGTTCAAAAAGAACAGCGGCCATTTTTCGAGGCAGACCAGCTTGGTGCATTTTTAGTTTTGGACCAACAACAATAACAGAACGACCTGAATAGTCAACACGTTTTCCAAGTAAGTTTTGACGAAATCTTCCTTTTTTTCCAGTAAGTGAATCAGAAATTGACTTAAGCGGACGGTTTTCTTTTGTTGTTACTTGGTTAGTTGTTTTTTTCTGATTGTCAATCAAAGCATCAATTGCTTCTTGAAGCATTCTCATCTCATTTTGAATGATAATTACAGGTGCTTCGGCTTCTTTTCATCTTTTTAGACGGTTGTTTCGAATTATAATTCGACGATAAAGTTCATTGCAATCACTTGTTGAATGACGAGAACCATCAAGTTGAACCAGTGGTCTTAAATCAGCCGGAATTACCGGAAGATTTTTAATAATCATTGATTTAGGATCTTGGCCTGAATTAATAAAAGCGTTAATTACTTGCAATCTTTTATAGAGTTTGTCGCGCTTTTGGTTTTTTATAACAACTTTTTTGTTTTGGTGAGATTGTTTTTGTAAAACTGCAAGTTCAGCTTCAACTTGTTTTTTTTCAGCTTGTAAGTCTAATTTGTCTAACAAGTACTCAATTGCTTCAGTTCCGGTTGCAATTCGGGCATCTGAAAATTCTTGAATTACTTCATTAAGTTCGTAATAATCTATCCCGTATTCACGACCTATTTTGCTTGAGGCAAGATCGGTTAATTCAGAAAGAGCTTCGGCGACTGCTTCATATTCATCAGTACCAGGCTGATAAGTTTCAAGAATTTCTACAAGTGCATTTTTGTAAATTAAACCAGCTTCTGAAATGTCAATTATTTTATTTTTTTGCAATGATTTTAGACCACCAGTTTCAAGAACAATGTGAGACTTATAATAAATAAGTTGTTCTAAGGCTGTTTTTGAAATATTGGAAGTTAATTTATCACCTTCATAAACTTTTAGTCCTAAAAGTTTTGCAACAATCGAGTGATCGATTTTGAAAAATCAAAAGTGCAAAATCGGTGTATTAAGCGCAATATGACCCATTGCATAACGACGGGATAATTTGGACATTATTTGTGATTTTGAAATTTGGCACTCTTTTGTGGCAATACATAGTTGATTTTCGTTAGCTTTACGGTATTTTCGCCCACAAATTGAACATTTAAAATCAACAAGTGGACCAAAAATTAGCTCATCAAAAAGTCCGCCTCTTTCTGGTTTGAAAGTTTTATAATTTATTGTCTCAGGACGGGTTACTTCACCGCGAGATCAGTCAAGGACATCTTGAGGGGTTGCAAGTGCAAGGGAAATTTTTTCGATTGAATTTTCGTAAATTTTTGCATACTGGCGAGAAACCTTTGTGTTCATTTTTTAAATTCTCCTTTAAAAATAGGCATAATTTGCTTTTAGTTAAAAAGTTAATTATTCCCTCAATTAGTCAAAATCGATGTTTTCTTCATCAAAGTCATACTGATCGTCGTTGTAGTCAATTTGACGACGTCCTTCACCAGGAAATTCATCATTATATTCGTCAATAATTTCAGATGGAATTTCGGCAAATTCAAGATTATTTGTTGTCTCAACTTCTGGTTCATCAAATAGATCTCGTTTGTGAACTTCCAATTTAATTAAAAGTCCACGAAGTTCGTAAGCCAAAACATTGAATGACTCAGGTGTTCCTGGGCGCGGAATTTGTCCACCGGAAATTATATTATTATAAAGTAAATTTCGACCTTGAATATTATCAGATTTATAGGTTAAAAGTTCTGATAAAACAGAGGCAGCTCCAAATGATTCAAGAGCTCAAGTTTCCATTTCCCCGAATCTTTGTCCACCGTTTTGTGATTTTCCACCTAAGGGCTGTTGAGTTGTTAAAGAATAAGGACCAATTGATCTTGCATGCATTTTATCATCAACCATATGTTGCAATTTAAGCATGTACATGTAGCCAACTGAAACTGGATTTTCAAAAGGTTGACCTGTAATTCCGTCAATTAATTTAAATTTTCCTGACTGAGGAATGTTAGCTTCTTTGAATAAATCTTGAATGGTGTCAATTTTGATACCATCAAAAACTGGGGTAACAAATTTTGTATCAAGTTTTTTGGCCGCCATACCAAGATGAAGTTCTAAAACTTGACCGATATTCATACGTGATGGCACACCTTGGGGATTTAAAACAATGTCAATTGGTGTTCCGTCTTCTAAAAATGGCATGTCTTCAACTGGAAGAACAACAGAAACAACACCTTTATTTCCGTGGCGTCCAGCCATTTTGTCGCCCACTTTTATTTTTCTTTTTTGGGCGATCAAAATTTTGACCAGCATTCCAACACCTTCTTCAAGATTATCACCTTGATCACGTGAAAGAATTTGGACATCAATTACAGTTCCACCTTCGCCGTTTTTTACTCGGAGTGAAGTATCTTTTTGTGCTAATGCTTTTTTACCTCAAATTGCAGCCATTAATTTTTCTTCGGCTGTTGGGTTGTCTTCTCCTTTTGGCGAGGTTCTTCCGACTAAAATATCACCAGTATCAACTTCTGAACCAACAATTACAATCCCGTTTGCATCAAGATGAGCACGTGATCTGGCCGAAGCATTTGGCACTTCAGCGGTTAGAATGTCATTTCCTGCCTTAGATGAACGAAACTTTATTGTCTGTTCTTGAATGTGAATTGAAGTAAAAACGTCGTCTTTTACGAGCTTTTCACTAATTATGATCGCATCTTCGTAGTTGTAGCCATATCAAGTACTAAAAGCAACAAGCACATTTTTACCAAGTGCCAATTCGCCATTTTCGGTGGACGGACCATCGCAAATTAGTTGACCTTTTTTAACAAAGTCACCGACTTTTACAGTTGGTTTTTGTAAAATTAATGTTTCTTGGTTTGATTTTTCAAAAGCCCGTAAAAAATAGGTTTTTGTTGAATTTTCGGAATTAACAACGATTTTTTTTGCATCAACAAAAATAACTTTTCCATCTTCAAGGGCGCGAATATTTGTTGCTGAAAAACGGGCAATATCTGCCTCAATTCCTGTTGCAACTAGTGGTGCCTCTGGTTTGATTAATGGAACGGCTTGACGTTGCATGTTTGAACCCATAAGTGCACGGTTAGCATCGTTATTTTCCAAGAAAGGAATTGCTGAAGCCGAAATTGATGTCATTTGCATTGAAGAAACGTCGATATAATCGACTTGATTTGCATCAAGAACAAGATATGTCTGATTTTTACGAACAGTTAATTTGTCAGCAA
This sequence is a window from Mesomycoplasma ovipneumoniae. Protein-coding genes within it:
- a CDS encoding 1-acyl-sn-glycerol-3-phosphate acyltransferase, yielding MIIKLRIAIFSIIWLFKIRKIRSVWKKYYKKKVELSPQYRSDLVLSYSKFILKLFGIKIKVFGYENLSKNASILISNQNQFSDHFALFSALENPSKAEEDFNPIVSFFLEKKRYSRKNKWIFGSLDSQFLAENEQENLKKFQNFLKSIREKRAYGVIFAKENLHDTELNFPIEIFETIKESGLAIVPVSIKVVKKNIDKNQTKKFKNIEIFFHKPIKPGAVISQTSKSLSLATKKTIIDFYKGGK
- a CDS encoding segregation/condensation protein A — translated: MDYDIKLANFSGPLELLLDLVKSKNINILDIDLVDLATQYVKIIQILKEKNIQIVGEYLVIASTLVHLKSKILLLPSKEEKLKPEDEKDRLEFLALLYDYQQIKNIANMLKEQQEHRNDYFEKNTSDYSDFRRPPDPSQLDGHSSVHNLYKVLKLMFDRTKAKNLIKIKTQQVQVTADEQSLWLKNLLKNENEIDFEYLFSLPTMKHFVITMISMLEMAKKQLLHLKQEQQFSKISIFRGGYDEN
- the tsaE gene encoding tRNA (adenosine(37)-N6)-threonylcarbamoyltransferase complex ATPase subunit type 1 TsaE, with product MNTEDIAKNYHFCQQIISKTCSDLEIIFNLIISKKIQFIYLVGPYGSGKTDFTKKFARKIGIKDKIISPSFNFMFAYENLVHIDLDNFSSKLDEFQDYFEQNFVVIEWANKLEEFSQNSILINFEIIDADSRKIKFCWN
- a CDS encoding YwaF family protein — its product is MFYFDWRKSDLDANSYFFIVYIGLILGLLSVLVLYFFRKNLETWYVHKNEIQFKVSLFYRVKNWFVFIGVLIWFFSYISRTILLEINDYIYKWEYLPLHLCRLIVLICASLMIFNRTNWAKYIVIPGFLGSILALSFPQIGFDAGIVIDDIEFQGIKVDQNVTESELMNLAKTKNLGINWAPDNYFFWEFIFSHLLSLVLPFFLAFINGKNSKLDIKSFWKSILFTFLMASFTFFLSWIIEKVIENQGDNRLKIAWNGNWFYMGKDGQPTIGELGKWPWNFPFLTIIFLFAFFIVFLTKMFLEKLNFYLLIVNSKIEIKLKPKSWKQVLSQNNLSQKWIKLLTKS
- a CDS encoding DNA-directed RNA polymerase subunit beta' — its product is MNTKVSRQYAKIYENSIEKISLALATPQDVLDWSRGEVTRPETINYKTFKPERGGLFDELIFGPLVDFKCSICGRKYRKANENQLCIATKECQISKSQIMSKLSRRYAMGHIALNTPILHFWFFKIDHSIVAKLLGLKVYEGDKLTSNISKTALEQLIYYKSHIVLETGGLKSLQKNKIIDISEAGLIYKNALVEILETYQPGTDEYEAVAEALSELTDLASSKIGREYGIDYYELNEVIQEFSDARIATGTEAIEYLLDKLDLQAEKKQVEAELAVLQKQSHQNKKVVIKNQKRDKLYKRLQVINAFINSGQDPKSMIIKNLPVIPADLRPLVQLDGSRHSTSDCNELYRRIIIRNNRLKRWKEAEAPVIIIQNEMRMLQEAIDALIDNQKKTTNQVTTKENRPLKSISDSLTGKKGRFRQNLLGKRVDYSGRSVIVVGPKLKMHQAGLPRKMAAVLFEPWIIRNLIQEKKVGSIKSARKMIEEENPIIWPHVAKVIKTRPIILNRAPTLHRLSIQAFEPVLVRAKAIQLHPLVTAGFNADFDGDQMAVHIPISPEAVRETRELMFADKNILGPKDGEPIVNPSQDMVLGLYYLSQEKAGAKGEGSFFSSYDEMLKAYEFRSVELHARVVLPFESVKPLVGKNSRGHIISTVGKFILNNIFPENFPFIFDHNVDELELNYPRQIKKYVLPYGTNFRDYIQNLEINEPLNKKAIAKIVRQIFDTYDGVLAKEDIANVIDQLDFENYHDCILIYEKLRDYKGEKLPISHLAKLSEFTIFEFSQLFKRQQQAGRAEIYRVFEDHEKVDLLEKIWFKYNNMVSSILDKIKDLGFHYSTISGTSIAISDIKVAPKKHEFIAEGEKYISQLNNFFNQGLITDDERYVLAIAKWTQIKNEIQDDLNESIVNEAHNSLVMMMKSGARGNISNFVQLAGMRGLMANNVKALKVDAENERVVRSIVEVPVKSSFVEGLTSFEFYSSTHGARKGLTDTALNTAKSGYLTRRLVDVAQNIVVAADDCFSDFGFVVKDIIDTKTNTIIVPLIERIEGRFLNKDVYDSKGNKIASGGQLVNLQIAKQIANAGVKKVEIRSILSCHIKNSVCKKCYGKDLATNRLVSIGEAVGIIAAQSIGEPGTQLTMRTFHTGGVANVEDITGGFTRLIELIDSHEHPWGRPAKISPYYGTITKISDLSEKNATSKGLLITIDYKNAQGEKAEHMVRVEQNQKLRVQVGDKVIPGQKLVEGPIILKELLAISDARTLQNYLLKEIQRIYRMQGITISDKYIEIIIRQMLSKIQITDSGDSNFFIGSIVDICDYQDVNGQLISEGKNPAFGNIIVKGAKQIPLLSNSFLAAASYQETSKILVHSVISSQADKLEGLKENIIVGHKIPAGTNSNYEPKSKFDIRDPFSFFMKTSR